A single Chlamydia suis DNA region contains:
- a CDS encoding type II secretion system F family protein: MARFLCTYLDQSEKKRRSFVEAFHQQEARELLVAQGAQILDIRKARERNYRISTAELVIFTKQLALLLGSGISLYDALSSLRDQYQGRALSGILTSLMEVLRSGGSFSEALARFPKIFDSFYQNSVRSGESIGNLEGALRNIIKVLEEKEKFSKNISAALSYPAILLVFSCAVIVFFLVGVIPYLKETFEDVEMTALTRAVFSCSTWFCKYKFFVLVGGICGGFAIRSAWKKQVGRKAIETGMKHIPILRNFVIKVGFCRFCSVTSAVLQGGGNLIEALTLGCGAISQDFLREELQEVIQAVIRGGSLSRELSRCSWTPKLVIGMVALGEESGDLSVVFAHIAQIYNEDIQRVLTWLTAWCQPIVLILLGGFIGLIMLSILLPLTNGIQTF; encoded by the coding sequence ATGGCTAGATTTTTATGCACATATCTTGATCAATCGGAAAAAAAGCGCCGTTCTTTTGTAGAGGCTTTTCATCAACAGGAAGCGCGAGAGCTTCTCGTTGCGCAAGGAGCGCAGATCTTGGATATCCGTAAGGCCCGCGAGAGAAACTATCGAATTTCCACAGCAGAATTGGTAATTTTTACCAAGCAGCTAGCCTTGTTGTTAGGCTCGGGGATTTCCCTGTACGATGCGCTGTCCTCTTTGCGAGATCAGTACCAAGGACGTGCTCTATCTGGGATCCTTACCTCTTTAATGGAGGTCTTGCGTTCAGGAGGGTCCTTTTCAGAAGCTTTGGCTAGGTTCCCAAAAATTTTTGATTCTTTTTATCAAAATAGCGTGCGTTCAGGAGAGAGCATCGGCAACCTGGAGGGAGCCCTAAGGAATATCATTAAGGTTTTAGAAGAAAAGGAAAAATTCTCCAAAAACATTTCCGCGGCATTAAGTTATCCAGCAATTCTCTTGGTGTTTTCGTGTGCGGTAATCGTGTTCTTTTTGGTTGGAGTTATCCCCTATTTAAAAGAAACTTTTGAGGATGTGGAGATGACAGCTCTTACAAGAGCTGTTTTCTCGTGCAGCACTTGGTTTTGTAAATACAAATTTTTCGTTTTGGTGGGGGGAATTTGCGGAGGATTCGCTATTCGCTCGGCTTGGAAGAAACAAGTAGGAAGAAAGGCGATCGAAACCGGAATGAAACATATCCCTATCTTACGCAATTTTGTGATTAAAGTAGGGTTTTGTCGATTCTGTTCCGTTACTTCTGCCGTATTGCAGGGAGGAGGAAATCTTATTGAAGCTCTGACATTAGGGTGTGGAGCTATCTCTCAGGATTTTCTACGCGAAGAGTTGCAAGAAGTGATTCAAGCGGTGATTCGTGGGGGCTCTTTAAGTCGTGAGTTATCCCGGTGTTCATGGACTCCTAAACTAGTGATAGGGATGGTTGCTCTAGGAGAAGAATCCGGGGATCTATCAGTAGTATTTGCGCATATTGCACAGATTTATAACGAGGATATTCAAAGGGTTTTAACTTGGCTAACGGCATGGTGTCAGCCAATCGTTCTTATATTACTAGGAGGGTTCATTGGACTGATCATGCTATCTATACTTCTTCCGTTAACAAATGGTATTCAAACGTTTTAA
- a CDS encoding GspE/PulE family protein has translation MMAENKCSMQDLLDRLPYSFLKKNYLLPIEAGDKIVLARHLKKTPLEALDEVRLILQKPLTIITKEETEIVRGLQKLYSDKGGKASEMLLSMQEEGAPESESNATELLENPENSAPVVRLLNLIFKEAIEERASDIHFEPIEDLLRIRYRIDGVLHDRHAPPNHLRAALITRIKVLAKLDIAEHRLPQDGRIKLQLGGQEVDMRVSTVPVIHGERVVLRILDKRNVILDIRGLCMPPRMESSFRKAIGVPEGILLVTGPTGSGKTTTLYSVLQHLSGPFTNIMTIEDPPEYKLPGIAQIAVKPKIGLTFSRGLRHLLRQDPDVLMVGEIRDQETAEIAIQAALTGHLVVSTLHTNDAVSAIPRLLDMGVESYLLSATMIGAVAQRLVRKICSHCKERCGADVQEQALLKALGKDPDAPLYKGRGCSQCFRSGYKGRQGIYEFVDVTPTLRSEIASGKPYHVLRSVAEQDGYQPLLEHGVELALAGETTLSEVLRVAKRSE, from the coding sequence ATGATGGCCGAGAATAAGTGTTCTATGCAAGATCTATTGGATCGACTCCCTTACTCGTTTTTAAAGAAAAATTACCTACTGCCTATAGAGGCTGGGGATAAGATCGTATTGGCTAGACATCTGAAAAAGACCCCTTTAGAAGCTTTGGATGAGGTGCGATTGATCTTACAAAAGCCCCTCACCATCATTACTAAAGAAGAAACAGAAATTGTCCGTGGTCTGCAAAAACTTTATAGCGATAAAGGGGGGAAGGCTTCTGAGATGCTGCTCTCTATGCAAGAAGAGGGTGCCCCAGAGTCTGAAAGTAATGCGACAGAGCTCCTTGAAAATCCAGAAAATAGTGCTCCGGTTGTTCGGCTGTTAAACTTGATTTTTAAAGAGGCTATTGAAGAACGTGCATCGGATATTCATTTTGAGCCGATAGAGGATCTTCTGCGTATTCGATATCGTATAGACGGGGTTCTTCATGATCGCCATGCCCCGCCAAATCATCTTAGAGCAGCGCTTATTACTCGTATTAAGGTGCTTGCTAAACTGGATATTGCGGAACACCGATTGCCTCAAGACGGTCGTATCAAATTACAATTGGGAGGACAAGAGGTGGATATGCGTGTCAGCACAGTCCCCGTGATTCATGGGGAGCGTGTGGTGTTGCGTATATTAGATAAACGTAATGTGATTTTAGACATCCGCGGACTGTGTATGCCGCCTAGGATGGAATCTTCTTTTAGAAAGGCAATAGGGGTGCCTGAGGGTATTTTATTGGTTACAGGGCCCACAGGGAGCGGAAAGACGACAACGTTGTATAGTGTGTTACAACATCTATCCGGGCCTTTTACTAATATTATGACGATAGAAGATCCTCCAGAGTATAAACTTCCTGGGATCGCTCAGATCGCTGTCAAACCTAAAATCGGACTTACCTTTTCTAGAGGACTTCGGCATCTATTAAGACAGGATCCAGATGTTCTGATGGTGGGAGAAATTCGTGATCAAGAAACAGCAGAGATCGCTATTCAAGCAGCGCTCACAGGGCATTTAGTGGTCTCCACTCTCCATACGAACGATGCTGTCTCTGCAATTCCTCGTCTGTTAGATATGGGGGTAGAGTCTTATTTATTGTCGGCAACGATGATTGGAGCTGTTGCTCAACGATTGGTTCGTAAAATTTGTTCTCACTGCAAGGAACGTTGTGGAGCAGACGTGCAGGAGCAGGCTTTGTTAAAAGCTTTGGGAAAAGATCCTGACGCGCCCCTGTATAAAGGTCGGGGGTGTTCTCAGTGCTTCCGTTCAGGATACAAAGGGCGACAGGGGATTTATGAGTTTGTCGATGTGACTCCCACCCTTCGGTCTGAGATTGCTTCAGGGAAACCTTATCATGTTTTACGGAGTGTAGCAGAGCAAGATGGATACCAGCCTTTGCTTGAGCATGGAGTAGAGCTCGCTCTTGCTGGCGAAACGACTCTTTCTGAAGTGTTGCGGGTTGCTAAGCGGTCGGAATAA
- a CDS encoding type II secretion system protein GspD translates to MKNVLCYGFIGAFCLGSLDSQVFPITIAEKFASIEGKTEAQAPFAHLSSFNAELKDANAHLKSLYDEAMSLRSLGETSPEVWNDLRERLLGAKQRVRALEDLWSAEVSEKGGDPEDYALWNHPETTIYNLVSDYGDEQSIYLIPQNVGAMRITALSKLVVPKEGFEESLSLLLARLGIGVRLVSPWIKELYLTNREEAGVVGIFGARQDLDTLPSTAHIAFVLSSKNLDARADVQALRKFANSDTLLIDFIGGKIWLFGTVNEITELLKIYEFLQSDNLRQEHRIVSLSKIEPFEMLAILKAAFREDLAKEGEDTAGVGLRVVPLQNHGRSLFLSGALPIVQKAADLIRELEEGVENPTDKTVFWYNVKHSDPQELAALLSQVHDIFSNGAGGVGSGDMSLASNKAGSTSNGLAVHIDTSIGGAVKEGSAKYGSFIADSKTGTLIMVIEKEALPKIKMLLKKLDVPKKMVRIEVLLFERKLSSQRKAGLNLLRLGEEVCKQGAQAVSWSKGGILEFLFKGGAKGAVPSYDFAYQFLMAQEDVRINASPSVVTMNQTPARIAIVEEMSIAVSSEKDKAQYNRAQYGIMIKILPVINIGEDDGKSFITLETDITFDSTGKNQAERPDVTRRNITNKVRIQDGETVIIGGLRCNQTMDSRDGIPFLGELPGIGKLFGMDTTSDSQTEMFMFITPKILDNPVEEEEKIESAFLASRPGENEEFLKALVSGKQAAKQAMERKESILWREDSQSPREGVEYDGRE, encoded by the coding sequence GTGAAGAATGTTTTGTGCTATGGTTTCATAGGGGCGTTCTGTTTGGGAAGTTTAGACTCGCAAGTGTTTCCCATCACCATCGCAGAAAAATTTGCTTCTATCGAGGGGAAAACGGAGGCCCAAGCTCCTTTTGCTCATCTTTCGTCCTTTAATGCCGAGTTAAAGGATGCAAATGCGCATCTGAAATCCTTGTATGATGAAGCGATGTCTTTACGCTCGCTTGGAGAAACTTCTCCCGAAGTCTGGAACGATTTGCGTGAGCGTTTGCTTGGTGCCAAACAGCGAGTACGGGCTTTAGAAGATTTGTGGTCGGCAGAGGTATCAGAAAAGGGCGGCGATCCTGAAGATTATGCTCTTTGGAACCATCCTGAAACGACGATTTACAATCTTGTGAGTGATTATGGGGATGAACAAAGCATCTATTTGATTCCCCAAAATGTTGGGGCTATGCGAATAACAGCCTTGTCAAAATTGGTGGTTCCTAAAGAAGGGTTTGAAGAGAGTTTATCTTTGTTATTAGCCCGTTTGGGGATTGGGGTAAGACTAGTAAGCCCCTGGATCAAAGAACTCTATTTAACAAATCGAGAAGAGGCTGGAGTTGTTGGTATTTTCGGTGCTAGACAAGACCTAGATACGCTTCCTTCAACTGCCCATATTGCCTTTGTTCTTTCCTCTAAAAATTTAGACGCACGAGCGGATGTTCAGGCTTTACGAAAGTTTGCAAACAGCGACACCTTATTGATTGATTTTATTGGGGGGAAAATATGGCTGTTTGGAACGGTGAATGAGATAACTGAACTTCTTAAAATTTATGAATTTTTACAGTCAGATAATCTTCGACAAGAGCATCGCATAGTCTCTTTATCAAAGATAGAACCTTTTGAAATGTTAGCCATTTTAAAGGCAGCTTTTCGAGAAGACCTTGCTAAGGAAGGAGAAGATACTGCGGGGGTAGGATTAAGGGTTGTCCCCCTGCAAAATCATGGTCGCTCTCTTTTTTTAAGCGGAGCACTCCCTATTGTTCAAAAAGCAGCAGATCTCATTCGGGAATTAGAAGAAGGTGTTGAGAACCCTACAGACAAAACGGTCTTCTGGTACAACGTCAAACATTCAGATCCTCAGGAGCTTGCTGCTCTACTCTCTCAGGTCCATGATATTTTTTCAAATGGTGCGGGAGGTGTTGGAAGTGGTGATATGAGCCTCGCCTCTAATAAAGCCGGGTCAACTTCAAACGGATTGGCGGTACACATAGACACGTCTATCGGAGGAGCTGTAAAGGAAGGCTCCGCTAAGTATGGAAGCTTCATTGCAGATTCCAAGACAGGGACTTTGATTATGGTCATAGAGAAAGAAGCTCTGCCCAAAATCAAGATGTTATTGAAAAAGCTCGATGTTCCGAAAAAAATGGTCCGAATAGAGGTCTTGCTTTTTGAAAGAAAACTATCGAGTCAGCGGAAAGCCGGGTTGAATCTCTTACGTTTAGGAGAGGAGGTTTGTAAGCAGGGGGCTCAAGCAGTTTCTTGGTCAAAAGGAGGCATTTTAGAATTTTTATTTAAAGGGGGAGCTAAGGGAGCTGTTCCTAGCTATGATTTTGCTTATCAATTTCTTATGGCTCAGGAAGATGTGCGCATTAATGCCAGTCCTTCTGTAGTAACTATGAATCAGACCCCCGCTAGAATTGCCATTGTGGAAGAAATGTCGATAGCGGTTTCCTCAGAGAAAGACAAAGCTCAATATAATCGAGCTCAATATGGAATTATGATCAAGATCCTCCCGGTCATTAATATTGGGGAGGACGATGGAAAAAGTTTTATTACTCTAGAGACAGATATTACGTTTGATTCAACAGGGAAAAATCAAGCAGAACGCCCTGATGTTACGCGTAGAAATATCACCAATAAAGTGCGAATTCAAGATGGAGAAACGGTAATCATTGGGGGATTGCGGTGCAATCAAACAATGGATTCTCGTGACGGTATCCCCTTTTTAGGAGAATTACCAGGAATAGGGAAATTATTTGGCATGGATACGACTTCTGATTCGCAAACAGAGATGTTCATGTTTATCACTCCGAAGATTTTAGATAATCCTGTTGAAGAAGAAGAGAAGATAGAGAGCGCCTTTTTAGCCTCTCGTCCGGGAGAAAACGAGGAGTTTCTTAAAGCTTTGGTGTCGGGGAAACAGGCCGCCAAACAGGCTATGGAGAGAAAAGAATCCATACTGTGGAGAGAAGACTCCCAGAGTCCTCGGGAAGGGGTAGAGTATGATGGCCGAGAATAA
- a CDS encoding M24 family metallopeptidase, whose protein sequence is MNQHPIMRLQSSLADYALDAFLVEKDEDISYFLRDQARSGALLISRDEVVLFVSPLDRDLYARINDVTLVVCSGNMEQELFAYIERRGLQAVGFDSGYTSFGIGQKRMLSSPSFVPQSLVIEKLRSVKSADEIQKMMRAAEIGSAGYDFILAALRPNITEKELVRLLHVFWANLGIEKLSFPPIIAFGENAAFPHAIPTDRALKKGDVVLIDIGVCYEGYCSDMTRTVAFGEAPEQQLLDGYVAVAEAQRLAIEFCREGVSCRAVHEEAVRVLREYGLEKAFIHGLGHGVGREVHEYPRLSPSSDAKLQHNMMVTVEPGVYFPGVGGIRIEDTIMIGVNENLNLTNRQVPSEIIII, encoded by the coding sequence ATGAATCAACATCCGATCATGCGACTCCAGAGCTCTTTAGCAGATTATGCTCTCGATGCTTTTTTAGTAGAGAAAGACGAGGATATAAGTTATTTCCTGCGAGATCAGGCGCGGTCAGGAGCTCTATTAATTTCTCGTGATGAGGTTGTGTTGTTTGTTTCTCCTTTGGATCGGGATCTCTATGCTCGTATAAACGATGTTACGCTAGTTGTTTGTTCCGGAAATATGGAGCAAGAATTATTCGCGTATATCGAAAGAAGGGGATTACAGGCAGTAGGGTTTGATAGTGGGTATACTTCTTTCGGTATCGGACAAAAACGTATGCTTAGTAGCCCTTCGTTTGTTCCGCAAAGTTTGGTGATAGAGAAGCTCCGCAGCGTGAAAAGTGCTGACGAAATCCAAAAGATGATGCGTGCGGCGGAAATAGGTTCTGCTGGGTATGATTTCATATTGGCAGCTTTACGTCCCAATATTACCGAAAAAGAGTTAGTGCGGTTACTTCATGTCTTTTGGGCGAATCTCGGTATAGAAAAACTTTCTTTCCCACCGATAATTGCTTTTGGAGAGAATGCGGCGTTTCCTCACGCGATCCCTACAGATCGTGCATTGAAGAAGGGGGATGTTGTCTTAATTGATATTGGAGTTTGCTATGAGGGGTATTGTTCGGATATGACTCGAACGGTTGCTTTCGGGGAAGCTCCAGAACAGCAACTATTGGACGGGTATGTTGCTGTTGCCGAAGCTCAGCGTCTAGCGATAGAGTTTTGCCGAGAAGGGGTTTCTTGTCGTGCGGTCCATGAGGAGGCTGTGCGAGTTCTTCGAGAATATGGGCTAGAGAAAGCGTTTATTCATGGGCTAGGACATGGTGTAGGCAGAGAGGTCCATGAATACCCCCGCTTATCGCCTTCTTCGGATGCGAAATTACAACATAATATGATGGTGACAGTGGAGCCTGGGGTGTATTTCCCTGGGGTAGGGGGAATCCGCATTGAAGATACTATCATGATTGGTGTTAATGAAAATTTAAATTTAACAAATCGCCAAGTCCCGTCAGAGATAATTATCATTTAA
- the mutL gene encoding DNA mismatch repair endonuclease MutL — MSLSSSRIRLLDSATVNQIAAGEVIENAASVVKELIENALDAGADEVSIETLGGGRGQIIVRDNGSGMDPEEVSVAIQRHATSKIVHFTDIFSLASFGFRGEALPAIASISKMEIHTARAQGPGSKTMIEKGEPVCCEACPRQPGTTISVNSLFYNVPMRQSFQKSSQMDRLAIRRLLENSILSTEGIGWTWISERRQELHVAKRLGFEERVALVMGEAFIKESFFIDKQQHELHLTGFLGAPSIHRSTRQGQRLFINNRAVESAFLSKKITEAYSWMLPAQHYPVFVLKLSIPPMWCDFNVHPQKTEVRLLQEGKIGALLVEAVSEALLSCTPSPEKPVAEDIQGSVVIEPRRLEIPAIQPIKPPASLSCPNFQQHLLATTNSSETLYRNQENFCLPVVEKVRFLASLGKVILAEDSEGVHAVFAQAARKHLFYVSLVSKQSESRVACQTFLVPPTIQMTQLEADFVQEHLESLLAQGIELCRIGPDSFAIESAPPFVQEEELKAWIISLAQEGMVQVTESFKQLVENTVQKMVFSKQARTFDHSWLQILWQMGKPEKAFDGETIRRVLLDEDFM; from the coding sequence GTGTCATTGTCGTCTTCTCGAATTCGATTGTTGGATAGTGCAACCGTTAACCAGATTGCAGCTGGTGAAGTTATAGAAAATGCAGCTTCTGTGGTTAAAGAGTTGATAGAGAATGCTTTGGATGCTGGCGCAGATGAAGTGAGTATAGAAACTCTTGGAGGTGGGAGAGGACAGATCATCGTCCGAGATAATGGCTCTGGTATGGATCCTGAGGAGGTCTCAGTGGCTATCCAGCGTCATGCAACATCGAAGATAGTCCATTTTACGGATATTTTTTCTCTCGCTAGTTTTGGATTCCGAGGAGAAGCTTTACCTGCAATCGCTTCTATTTCCAAAATGGAAATTCACACAGCAAGAGCACAGGGTCCTGGGTCTAAAACCATGATCGAAAAAGGCGAACCGGTTTGTTGCGAGGCTTGCCCCAGGCAACCAGGAACGACGATTTCGGTAAACTCTCTTTTTTATAATGTTCCTATGCGGCAGTCGTTTCAAAAATCTTCTCAAATGGATCGGTTGGCTATTCGACGATTGCTGGAAAACAGTATTCTTTCTACCGAGGGTATTGGTTGGACTTGGATCAGTGAGCGGCGGCAGGAATTACATGTAGCTAAGAGACTAGGGTTTGAAGAGCGTGTAGCCTTGGTGATGGGGGAGGCTTTTATTAAAGAATCTTTCTTCATCGACAAACAACAGCACGAGCTTCATCTGACAGGATTTTTAGGAGCTCCGAGTATACACCGGTCTACAAGACAAGGTCAGCGGTTGTTCATTAACAACCGCGCAGTGGAATCTGCTTTCTTATCTAAAAAGATTACAGAAGCCTATTCATGGATGCTCCCAGCGCAGCACTATCCGGTATTTGTATTAAAACTCTCAATTCCTCCTATGTGGTGCGATTTTAATGTGCATCCTCAAAAAACAGAGGTTCGATTGTTACAAGAGGGGAAAATAGGAGCTCTTCTTGTAGAGGCCGTTTCTGAAGCGTTATTGAGCTGCACGCCCTCTCCAGAGAAGCCAGTAGCAGAGGATATCCAGGGGAGCGTCGTAATAGAGCCTAGGAGATTAGAGATTCCGGCTATCCAACCTATAAAGCCTCCCGCTTCACTCTCTTGTCCGAACTTTCAACAGCACCTTCTTGCAACAACAAACTCCTCGGAGACTTTGTATCGGAACCAAGAAAATTTTTGTCTTCCTGTGGTAGAGAAGGTTCGTTTTCTCGCCTCTCTAGGGAAAGTGATTTTGGCCGAAGATTCTGAAGGGGTGCATGCCGTATTTGCGCAGGCTGCCCGCAAGCACTTATTTTATGTATCCTTGGTGTCCAAACAGTCTGAGTCGCGTGTAGCCTGTCAAACTTTTCTCGTTCCCCCAACTATACAAATGACCCAGTTAGAAGCGGATTTTGTACAAGAACACCTAGAATCTCTCCTTGCACAGGGAATTGAATTGTGTCGAATTGGTCCTGATAGTTTTGCCATAGAAAGCGCCCCGCCGTTTGTTCAAGAAGAGGAATTAAAAGCATGGATTATCTCCTTAGCTCAGGAGGGAATGGTTCAGGTGACAGAATCTTTTAAACAGCTTGTGGAAAATACTGTGCAAAAAATGGTTTTTTCTAAACAGGCGCGAACATTTGATCATTCCTGGTTACAGATATTGTGGCAAATGGGGAAACCCGAAAAAGCGTTTGACGGAGAGACGATCCGTCGGGTACTTTTGGATGAAGATTTTATGTAG
- a CDS encoding SycD/LcrH family type III secretion system chaperone translates to MSTPSSNNSKKPSASFNKKSRSRLAEIAAQKKAKAEDLEQKYPVPTEEETKKVLMEILQGLSDGLTLQQILGLSDVLLEEIYTVAYTFYSQGKYQEAIGLFQILTASKPQCYKYILGLSSCYHQLKMYDEAAFGFFLAFDAQPENPIPPYYIADSLMKLDQPEESQDFLDITIDMCKNKPEYKVLKERCSIMKQSLDALLKKEKKASAKSSEPKSSTSKASKTKKAAPNKKKAK, encoded by the coding sequence ATGAGCACCCCATCTTCTAATAATTCTAAAAAACCTTCGGCCTCTTTTAATAAAAAATCACGCAGCCGCCTGGCCGAGATTGCTGCACAGAAAAAAGCTAAAGCTGAAGATTTAGAGCAAAAGTATCCTGTTCCTACCGAAGAGGAAACAAAAAAAGTTTTAATGGAAATTTTGCAAGGGTTGAGTGACGGGCTCACTCTTCAACAAATTTTAGGTCTTTCCGACGTACTCCTAGAAGAGATCTACACTGTCGCCTACACTTTCTACTCCCAAGGAAAATATCAAGAAGCCATCGGTCTTTTCCAAATTTTAACAGCATCTAAACCGCAGTGCTATAAATATATCCTAGGTCTGAGCTCTTGCTATCATCAATTGAAAATGTACGATGAAGCAGCTTTTGGGTTTTTCCTCGCTTTTGATGCCCAACCAGAAAACCCCATTCCCCCTTACTACATTGCAGATAGCTTAATGAAGCTCGATCAACCTGAAGAGTCTCAGGATTTTCTAGATATCACTATCGATATGTGCAAAAACAAACCCGAATACAAAGTTCTTAAAGAGCGCTGCAGCATCATGAAGCAGTCTTTGGATGCGCTCTTGAAAAAAGAAAAGAAAGCGTCTGCCAAAAGCTCTGAACCCAAATCTTCTACTTCTAAGGCATCAAAGACTAAAAAAGCTGCTCCTAACAAGAAAAAAGCAAAGTAA
- a CDS encoding secretion system protein, which yields MSISSSSSSDNNNLKNVLSQVIASTPQGVPNADMLTGNQVKQVQQTRQNRDDLSMESDSAVAGTAGKDRASSVSQMEGQEAIEQQGLAAGKETASASTASLTQSPSTGAASQKRIEDASKSLELSSLSSLSSVDAAQLQEIQNIIFSAAGPANEASLKNLETPGLPKPSTTPRQEVMEISLALAKAISALGESTQAALENFQSTQVQASNTNKMSLESQGLKIDKERQEFQKMQEIQKKVGDNATMDTVNKVMIGITVAITVISVVAALFTCGLGLIGTAAAGATAAATGAAAGATAATTAATSVATTVATQVTMQAVVQVVKQAIVQAVKQAIVQAIKQGIKQGIKQAIKQAIKAAVKTLAKNISKIFSSGKNALSKSFPKLSKVINTLGSKWVTMGVGALTAVPQLISGIGGIQLSDMQKDLAKIQKEVGALTAQSEMMKAFTLFWQQASKIAAKQTESPSETQQQAAKTGAQVAKALSAISGALAAAA from the coding sequence ATGTCCATTTCATCTTCTTCGTCTTCTGACAACAACAATCTGAAGAACGTTTTATCTCAAGTCATTGCGTCGACCCCGCAAGGCGTTCCGAATGCAGATATGCTGACAGGGAATCAGGTTAAGCAGGTTCAACAGACTAGACAAAATCGAGACGACCTGAGCATGGAAAGCGATTCTGCTGTCGCTGGAACTGCTGGGAAAGATCGTGCTTCCTCCGTTTCTCAAATGGAGGGACAAGAAGCCATTGAACAGCAGGGCTTAGCTGCTGGAAAAGAAACCGCATCCGCGAGCACAGCATCGCTAACTCAAAGCCCCTCTACAGGAGCGGCTTCGCAAAAACGCATCGAAGATGCCAGCAAATCTTTAGAACTCTCTTCTTTAAGCTCTCTCTCATCTGTTGACGCAGCGCAATTGCAAGAAATTCAAAACATTATATTCTCGGCAGCAGGCCCTGCTAACGAAGCTTCTTTGAAAAACTTAGAGACTCCGGGGCTGCCAAAACCGTCAACGACACCTCGCCAGGAAGTCATGGAAATCAGCTTGGCTTTAGCGAAAGCTATTAGTGCCCTTGGCGAATCCACGCAAGCTGCTTTAGAGAACTTCCAAAGTACGCAAGTGCAGGCTTCGAATACGAATAAAATGTCTCTGGAATCTCAAGGGCTCAAAATTGACAAAGAACGCCAAGAGTTCCAAAAAATGCAGGAGATCCAAAAAAAGGTTGGCGACAACGCTACGATGGACACTGTCAACAAAGTGATGATCGGAATAACTGTCGCTATTACCGTCATCTCTGTTGTCGCGGCGCTATTCACCTGCGGGCTTGGACTAATTGGAACGGCAGCAGCAGGAGCTACAGCAGCAGCTACAGGGGCAGCAGCAGGAGCTACAGCAGCAACAACCGCAGCAACCTCTGTAGCCACAACGGTTGCTACGCAGGTTACTATGCAAGCGGTCGTGCAAGTAGTTAAGCAAGCCATCGTTCAAGCGGTCAAGCAGGCTATTGTTCAAGCCATCAAACAAGGGATTAAACAAGGGATCAAACAAGCCATCAAACAGGCTATCAAAGCTGCCGTTAAAACCCTTGCTAAAAACATCAGCAAAATTTTCTCTTCAGGGAAAAATGCTCTCAGCAAATCCTTCCCTAAACTGTCCAAAGTGATCAACACCTTGGGAAGTAAATGGGTGACCATGGGAGTAGGAGCCCTCACAGCGGTTCCCCAACTCATATCGGGGATTGGAGGCATCCAGCTATCGGATATGCAAAAAGATCTTGCGAAGATTCAAAAAGAGGTCGGAGCGCTTACCGCGCAGTCCGAAATGATGAAAGCTTTCACATTATTCTGGCAACAAGCAAGTAAAATTGCAGCCAAACAGACTGAAAGCCCTAGCGAAACACAACAGCAAGCAGCCAAAACTGGAGCTCAGGTAGCCAAAGCTTTGTCTGCCATCAGTGGTGCCTTAGCCGCTGCAGCGTAA